A part of Ooceraea biroi isolate clonal line C1 chromosome 10, Obir_v5.4, whole genome shotgun sequence genomic DNA contains:
- the LOC113562852 gene encoding zinc finger protein 182-like, protein MDGGKGDDAKMCRLCGQYERIYIDVFGEEGVKRFLGRKIHTKINIQIDEKDPLPKAICVQCLGKLEFVCDFQEECLRTQQVLRDRYNPQPVVTESVEIKDEDSTSSAGTSSLDNKNSIEKALDSNSNEPEESQGVVGVVVVSIEQQKKRPSTSKTPAPRSLRSQQQQAQSSKYSNGTNAEKSARNHGQSTEMSPTRWLRSRQSADSSPTTDNEKMRSRLRSRDIVEQTRSANSNVEEIDTDMDTQSSQHDPSTIQLPTSALNKLLTIVSGSPDIEVSVKETKNRNSDAEDISFTVELCKKQNDDVITVRARVLPDQGYCLVDTVIMDLLRSEDSTEVNDIVNNILSGTSAKSGNGAAAAAKLKDLVELEQRLEATHPEELFRIDGEEIKVDDNVEQVMNEQTGYACKLCRKFYERRDKCTVHVKTHLGIKQYTCVVCSAKFVCKSDVMKHIRCSHTNPRPIQCPKCPKRFKSKFYLAEHDNVHKGVRPYSCTDCGQSYHHKVSLQIHMKSHLPPQNLACEYCGKVFPFRTRLLGHIASVHMKKRRNFRCRFCYNLYSSLAVLNEHIKTRHATTYTCETCGKTFKVSSKYKAHVMQHSNPKPFVCHICNNRYASKAFLNEHLLKHEGLRKHVCQECGARFAQASHLAAHRHVHGEKRHACPECGKKFNRRDNMKVHRKRHFEEKTGKRKTVAEATALNASANEK, encoded by the exons ATGGACGGGGGCAAGGGGGACGACGCGAAGATGTGCAGGCTTTGCGGCCAGTACGAGAGGATTTACATCGACGTGTTCGGCGAGGAGGGCGTCAAGCGCTTCCTGGGCCGCAAGATCCACACAAAAATCAACATACAA ATAGATGAGAAGGATCCTCTGCCTAAGGCGATCTGTGTACAATGTCTGGGCAAGCTCGAATTCGTTTGCGACTTCCAAGAGGAGTGTCTGCGTACCCAACAGGTGTTACGCGATCGGTACAATCCGCAGCCAGTAGTAACAGAGTCT GTAGAAATAAAGGATGAAGACTCAACTTCGTCGGCAGGCACATCGTCGTTGGACAATAAGAACAGTATTGAAAAAGCTCTTGATTCCAATAGCAATGAACCCGAGGAAAGCCAGGGTGTAGTCGGCGTGGTCGTCGTCTCGATAGAGCAGCAGAAAAAGAGGCCTTCCACCTCCAAAACTCCTGCGCCAAGAAGCCTCCGCAGTCAGCAGCAGCAAGCGCAATCTTCCAAATACAGCAACGGGACTAACGCGGAAAAGAGCGCGCGGAATCATGGCCAGAGTACGGAAATGTCGCCGACCCGCTGGCTCAGAAGCAGGCAGAGCGCGGACTCGTCGCCCACCACGGACAACGAGAAAATGCGGAGTAGGCTGAGGAGTCGCGACATCGTGGAGCAGACTCGATCCGCAAACAGCAACGTTGAGGAAATCGACACGGATATGGACACGCAAAGCTCGCAGCACGATCCATCGACGATTCAGTTGCCGACCTCGGCATTGAACAAGTTGCTGACGATCGTCTCCGGTTCTCCCGATATCGAGGTCTCCGTGAAAGAGACGAAAAATCGGAACAGCGACGCCGAGGACATTAGCTTTACGGTGGAGCTGTGCAAAAAGCAGAACGACGATGTAATAacggtgcgcgcgcgagttttacCCGATCAGGGCTACTGCCTGGTCGACACGGTGATCATGGATCTGCTGCGCAGCGAGGACAGCACGGAGGTGAACGATATCGTCAACAACATCCTCAGCGGCACGTCCGCGAAGAGCGGCAAtggcgcggcggcggcggccaaGCTGAAGGACCTGGTGGAATTGGAGCAACGATTAGAGGCTACGCACCCCGAGGAGCTCTTCAGGATCGACGGTGAGGAGATCAAGGTGGACGACAACGTGGAGCAGGTGATGAACGAGCAGACCGGCTACGCGTGCAAACTCTGCCGCAAGTTCTACGAGCGTCGCGACAAGTGCACGGTGCACGTGAAGACGCACCTCGGTATCAAGCAGTACACCTGCGTAGTCTGCAGTGCCAAGTTCGTCTGCAAGTCCGACGTGATGAAGCACATCCGATGCTCGCACACGAACCCCAGGCCGATACAGTGCCCGAAATGCCCGAAGCGGTTCAAGTCCAAGTTTTATCTAGCCGAGCACGACAACGTTCACAAAGGGGTGCGCCCGTATAGCTGCACGGATTGCGGGCAGAGCTACCACCACAAGGTGTCGCTGCAGATCCACATGAAGTCGCACCTGCCGCCGCAGAATCTCGCCTGCGAGTACTGCGGTAAGGTGTTCCCGTTCCGCACGCGGTTGCTCGGCCACATCGCGAGCGTTCACATGAAGAAGCGGCGGAACTTCCGCTGTCGCTTCTGCTACAATCTCTACTCGAGCCTGGCGGTGCTGAACGAGCACATCAAGACGCGTCACGCGACCACGTACACGTGCGAAACGTGCGGGAAAACGTTCAAGGTCTCCTCCAAGTACAAGGCGCACGTGATGCAGCACTCCAATCCCAAGCCGTTCGTGTGCCACATTTGCAACAACCGCTACGCGTCCAAGGCGTTCCTCAACGAGCATTTGCTGAAGCACGAAGGTCTGCGCAAGCACGTATGCCAAGAGTGCGGCGCGCGCTTCGCGCAAGCCAGCCACCTGGCCGCCCACCGCCACGTGCATGGCGAAAAGAGGCACGCGTGCCCGGAGTGCGGTAAGAAGTTCAACCGGCGCGATAACATGAAAGTGCACCGCAAGCGACACTTCGAGGAGAAGACTGGCAAGCGAAAAACCGTTGCCGAGGCGACCGCGTTGAACGCGTCCGCTAACGAGAAATAG